Proteins co-encoded in one Aspergillus luchuensis IFO 4308 DNA, chromosome 6, nearly complete sequence genomic window:
- a CDS encoding uncharacterized protein (COG:S;~EggNog:ENOG410PTDG): MFSCANYPRGCRGRVNIQGGKCSDCVQLKLRRPLSASPFTQPRDYRRALPSEILNDSPFKEIERSL; the protein is encoded by the exons ATGTTCTCTTGTGCCAATTATCCTCGCGGTTGCCGCGGTCGCGTCAACATCCAGGGAGGCAAATGCTCCGACTGTGTG CAATTGAAGCTGCGTCGGCCTCTTTCAGCATCTCCCTTTACCCAGCCCCGAGACTACCGGAGAGCCCTTCCATCGGAGATCCTCAACGACTCACCATTCAAGGAGATCGAGCGCTCCCTATGA
- a CDS encoding uncharacterized protein (COG:S;~EggNog:ENOG410PQEI;~InterPro:IPR000253;~go_function: GO:0005515 - protein binding [Evidence IEA]), with amino-acid sequence MEPLRRSQSSRSMRRSQHSSQSTEPFDPELARFQATTAATRAMLRSKCSYDVLGGPSQMAVPQRQHRPAGAAFNSTNASAENEDLRRSVLDKASDRSPPAGLPSTREFGGLDAGIATLPSSYRRLRKTRSMFTNWQRSSHVSRGLASPGYPSNNFPAKREPRDSLRAPGTLRRSMSFFRGDARDSDALRYAKGQEAAIELARNQHQRPEHYQTESRRSSLIVPKSRREHKPFKKTLRSRVSDAELASVSPATQRSTNVMPYGKARSLSSSLKKGLKKVFGLSRPSSARVSLGKSPSNDQQQTQGSHSSISEKHSGILKSSIEESVLIHSPGTEGTVIYTGVKKSGSSESLATSRSRVTSWADSTIANTVVTHRADDHSSLSVIDEQDSSVLKPDSSEDASLATRRTPKPNCTIDSQRLYSALMRRIDGNKTENASEDIVLGHVKEHRAIPTPVSSMYTRRSRKTIRLIASDESLQSPGSYTTADAGTATPCEAVPCQAQRTHVQKHLQDNHNDSSNLASAKYTIKEASRDETGNVDMGRSPSPEQSEDSPSNYSRSTGGNSPSITDPKQGECDPELANEPGVATIYASQRAIYSSPKRNSGQGPDAMQRPSGDWQQWMHTQMERIECLTPTRRHYREDAQIQDERADFAYRTPSRDRRGFWSGSPDEDVWTTCKVTARNNFSRPFSRSSSIRTTIIAPKEQPDTLVPPPPPADLTPKVSSSSSGHSLFINQVETRPDGIALSPVPALLNYRYRAPESPTPRRDATDKARWRTGGRGYRRQPSRLDSKASQFRSSRAPYENRRLTDENVRVESGHHEVTSQDSQLQNMYSPISSKRMVDMFLESRRRRMGTEIFDAAPSEGAFI; translated from the coding sequence ATGGAACCCCTGCGAAGGTCCCAATCGTCTCGGTCCATGAGAAGAAGCCAACACAGTTCCCAATCCACTGAGCCCTTCGATCCAGAACTCGCTAGGTTCCAGGCTACCACAGCTGCGACTCGAGCGATGCTGCGCTCTAAGTGCTCGTATGATGTACTCGGTGGTCCAAGTCAAATGGCTGTGCCTCAGAGGCAACATCGACCTGCAGGTGCTGCATTCAATTCTACAAATGCTTCCGCTGAGAATGAAGATCTTCGTCGGTCTGTGCTCGATAAGGCGAGCGATCGATCTCCACCAGCTGGTCTACCGTCTACCAGGGAGTTTGGAGGACTCGATGCCGGGATCGCTACTTTGCCTTCTTCATATCGGCGACTCCGCAAGACCCGATCGATGTTCACGAATTGGCAACGCTCTTCCCATGTATCTCGTGGACTGGCCTCACCTGGATATCCGAGCAACAATTTTCCGGCAAAGAGAGAGCCTCGAGATAGTTTACGCGCTCCTGGCACGCTGAGGCGCTCCATGTCATTCTTCCGAGGGGATGCCCGAGATTCTGATGCTCTCCGATACGCTAAAGGTCAAGAGGCGGCGATTGAACTGGCACGCAATCAACACCAGCGGCCGGAACACTATCAGACTGAATCCCGGAGATCTTCACTAATAGTTCCCAAGTCAAGGCGAGAGCACAAGCCCTTCAAGAAAACACTCCGTTCAAGGGTGTCAGACGCGGAGCTAGCAAGCGTGTCGCCGGCAACGCAGCGGTCCACTAACGTTATGCCCTACGGCAAGGCTAGATCACTGTCATCATCACTTAAGAAAGGACTCAAGAAGGTGTTTGGGCTCTCCAGGCCTTCCTCGGCCCGTGTGTCTCTGGGGAAATCTCCCTCAAATGACCAACAACAGACACAGGGGTCGCACTCGTCGATATCCGAAAAGCACTCTGGTATCTTGAAGTCTAGCATCGAGGAAAGCGTCCTTATCCACTCACCAGGTACCGAGGGAACTGTGATATATACAGGAGTCAAGAAGTCTGGAAGCTCTGAGAGCCTTGCCACAAGTCGCTCTCGCGTAACAAGCTGGGCGGACTCGACGATAGCCAACACCGTAGTAACACATAGAGCGGACGACCACAGCTCCTTATCTGTTATAGACGAACAAGACAGCTCTGTCCTCAAGCCGGACTCATCCGAGGATGCTTCACTGGCCACTCGTCGCACTCCAAAGCCTAACTGTACGATAGACAGTCAGCGCTTGTATTCTGCGCTGATGAGACGCATCGATGGGAACAAGACGGAGAATGCAAGCGAGGATATTGTCCTTGGCCACGTCAAGGAACATCGCGCAATTCCGACACCTGTGTCCTCAATGTACACTCGCCGTAGTAGGAAGACGATTCGTTTGATCGCCAGCGACGAGTCACTTCAGAGCCCCGGGTCCTATACGACAGCTGATGCGGGCACAGCCACGCCCTGCGAGGCAGTCCCATGTCAGGCTCAGCGCACCCACGTTCAAAAGCACCTGCAGGACAATCATAATGATTCTTCCAATCTGGCATCGGCCAAATACACTATCAAGGAGGCTTCTAGAGACGAGACTGGAAACGTGGATATGGGAAGGTCTCCGAGCCCAGAGCAAAGCGAGGATTCCCCAAGTAATTATTCTCGCTCAACAGGTGGAAACTCTCCCAGCATAACGGACCCGAAACAGGGTGAGTGTGACCCTGAATTAGCGAATGAACCGGGTGTGGCTACCATATACGCAAGTCAGCGGGCGATCTATAGCTCGCCAAAGCGTAATTCTGGCCAAGGTCCCGATGCGATGCAACGACCGAGTGGAGATTGGCAGCAATGGATGCACACGCAAATGGAGCGAATTGAATGCCTCACACCTACCAGGCGTCACTATCGAGAAGATGCCCAAATTCAAGACGAAAGAGCTGACTTCGCTTACCGAACTCCGTCTCGAGACAGACGAGGGTTTTGGAGTGGATCGCCAGACGAAGACGTGTGGACGACCTGCAAAGTGACAGCCAGAAATAACTTCTCGCGTCCGTTCAGTCGGTCATCGAGTATACGCACCACAATCATTGCTCCGAAGGAGCAACCAGATACTCTGgttccacctccgccgccggcGGACTTGACCCCCAAGGTATCAAGCAGCTCCAGCGGGCATAGCTTGTTTATAAATCAGGTCGAGACACGGCCTGATGGTATAGCCTTGTCACCAGTACCTGCGCTATTGAATTATCGATATCGAGCTCCAGAGTCGCCGACTCCAAGAAGAGATGCAACGGACAAAGCCCGGTGGAGAACAGGGGGTAGAGGATATAGGAGACAGCCTTCCAGATTGGATTCGAAGGCCTCCCAATTCAGGTCTTCACGTGCACCTTACGAGAATAGAAGATTGACTGACGAGAATGTCCGTGTCGAGAGTGGGCATCACGAGGTCACCAGCCAGGACAGTCAACTGCAGAACATGTACTCGCCCATCTCGAGTAAACGCATGGTGGATATGTTTCTGGAAAGTCGCCGACGACGAATGGGCACCGAAATTTTCGACGCAGCACCATCCGAGGGTGCGTTTATTTAA
- a CDS encoding BAR and SH3 domain-containing protein (COG:T;~EggNog:ENOG410PH8C;~InterPro:IPR004148,IPR027267,IPR036028,IPR001452;~PFAM:PF03114,PF00018,PF14604,PF07653;~go_component: GO:0005737 - cytoplasm [Evidence IEA];~go_function: GO:0005515 - protein binding [Evidence IEA]) → MQSMQRQFGRLMKRSADDSQVAILLKDFEEADKILGRIIDSTSAWRDAWSSLLTHQNRMLSEFEGLYAPILGSSDSSAPQPALTPQATLARTNKLREHYEDLRKDLLGDLAAIDDRMIRPASQAREFISPVKKTIKKRDDRKLDFERYQGRVDSYAKKTKRSDRDNAALAKAESDLAKATEDYHAADDHLRECLPPLIAAAFSLLPRLLATQIEIQNTMLANYYTVVHNYCQETQFPSPAPPMEQVIQEWERDHLPVQQEVESFGCIVNGKTVKMSQVPEESRTSRITSRLPAINGSSVSRRPSNSNTNSETPPPKPPRPTSPSATAAAAATATAISNKKLPPPPKPSYDTKPSPVFETKPRLASSASNNNLTIPSTYHLSPQPSSSPGTESYYSATEHARTPSPGPSSSVAARADYFSRIQPSSTPSSAIRATSPGVSALVAGKKKPPPPPPPRANSNNAMYVTALYDFGGQSAGDLAFREGDRIRVLKKTESTDDWWEGELRGVKGSFPANYVE, encoded by the exons ATGCAGTCGATGCAGAGGCAATTTGGCCGACTGATGAAACGGTCGGCCGATGACAGCCAGGTGGCAATTCTCCTCAAGGATTTTGAAGAAGCAGACAAGATCTTAGGacga ATCATCGATTCCACCAGCGCATGGCGCGATGCTTGGTCGTCTCTCTTGACGCACCAAAACCGAATGCTGAGCGAGTTCGAAGGCCTCTATGCTCCCATCCTCGGCTCCTCCGATTCTTCTGCGCCACAGCCTGCCTTAACCCCACAGGCCACCCTGGCTCGGACCAACAAGCTCCGCGAGCACTATGAAGACCTCCGGAAAGATCTACTAGGGGACCTGGCTGCCATCGATGATCGCATGATCCGACCAGCGTCGCAAGCTAGGGAATTCATAAGCCCAGTTAAGAAGACCATCAAAAAGCGAGATGATCGAAAG TTGGATTTCGAGCGCTACCAAGGGCGCGTAGACAGCTATGCCAAAAAGACGAAGCGATCAGACCGGGACAACGCAGCCCTGGCCAAGGCAGAGAGTGACCTTGCCAAAGCGACCGAG GACTATCACGCAGCGGATGACCACCTGCGAGAATGCCTACCACCTTTGATCGCCGCTGCATTCTCGCTACTTCCTCGTCTGCTCGCCACACAGATTGAGATCCAAAACACCATGCTCGCCAACTACTATACCGTGGTCCACAACTACTGCCAGGAGACGCAATTCCCCTCCCCTGCTCCCCCCATGGAGCAAGTCATCCAAGAATGGGAACGCGACCACCTCCCCGTCCAGCAAGAAGTCGAGTCATTCGGCTGCATCGTCAACGGCAAAACCGTGAAAATGTCCCAAGTCCCCGAGGAATCACGAACCTCCCGCATCACCAGCCGTCTCCCAGCCATCAACGGATCCTCAGTCTCCCGTCGTCCCTCCAATTCAAACACAAACAGCGAGACTCCTCCACCCAAGCCCCCACGGCCCACTTCACCTTCTGCTACAGCCGCAGCtgcagcgacagcgacagcaaTCAGCAACAAAAAgctccccccaccccccaaaccatCCTACGACACCAAACCATCCCCCGTCTTCGAAACGAAACCCCGATTAGCCTCCTCAgcatccaacaacaacctcaccatcccctccacctACCACCTCTCCCCGcaaccatcctcctccccaggcACCGAATCCTACTACTCCGCAACCGAGCACGCCCGCACCCCATCCCCGGGCCCGTCATCCTCCGTCGCCGCCCGCGCCGACTACTTCAGCCGCATCCagccctcatccaccccatccagcGCCATCCGAGCAACCTCCCCCGGCGTTAGTGCCTTAGTCGCCGGGAAAAAGAagcccccgccgccgcccccaCCCCGGGCTAACTCGAACAATGCCATGTACGTGACGGCCCTGTATGATTTTGGAGGTCAAAGTGCTGGAGACTTGGCCTTCCGGGAGGGAGATCGCATCCGTGtcttgaagaagacggagagtACGGATGattggtgggagggggagttgCGCGGGGTGAAGGGGAGTTTTCCGGCGAATTATGTGGAGTGA
- a CDS encoding DNA helicase ZGRF1-like domain-containing protein (COG:S;~EggNog:ENOG410PRPS;~InterPro:IPR018838;~PFAM:PF10382), with translation MATPRSTPSMNVPATQNTAPVIRFRCLYTYDMRRKAKRWQDGFLRYHTFNKRIMVYDVAGNFVGDHHCRQDEGIQDGDELELDNGALIEVCEPVERTETDLSGLHSNKRKGQGSPSQRPGGTPTPTTVVYNSSTPARPTLPSQQKPTRSLNDLLGIKKTPTPTQRAGLPQTGPTSNHTLPVNGNENERADYPAKRKKTETASEKVTRRREPASIDLTGTEPEPETSKRQTETTSVAHSRTTDPKKHTTAPPISHLKPTHQANNIPQRKQTAPNPPRPREQPQPEPEPEPPRNNDPPANILRLPSKTKPSRKKLMYHTILAQQQQQQQQPQSENDHDNDPIVLSDDDDNDNNPPPSPPPRPQHTTTTTIPTTTTPKPPLLLKAGTERRTSSSSLQKAHSDPTAFTRFNLTTNTTTNNARPPPQQHHNHRRRASESGNSPLDTTDNENTNEEDPESDGGGPWTWEAQYLFDYWPAGRAKPTRTC, from the exons ATGGCCACCCCACGAAGTACCCCGAGTATGAACGTCCCCGCGACCCAAAACACCGCACCGGTGATCCGCTTCCGCTGCCTCTACACCTATGACATGCGACGCAAAGCCAAGCGCTGGCAAGATGGTTTCCTCCGATACCACACCTTCAACAAACGCATCATGGTATACGATGTCGCCGGTAACTTCGTGGGCGACCACCACTGCCGACAGGATGAGGGCATCCAAGACGGTgacgagctggagctggacaaCGGCGCCCTGATTGAAGTTTGCGAACCGGTGGAGAGGACGGAGACAGACCTGTCGGGGTTACATAGtaacaaaagaaaaggccaAGGCTCGCCGTCTCAACGACCTGGAGGGACACCAACCCCTACAACAGTCGTCTATAACTCCTCTACTCCCGCACGACCTACTTTGCCCTCCCAGCAGAAACCGACCCGCTCCCTGAATGATCTTCTCGGTATTAAGAAGACTCCGACTCCAACACAGCGCGCAGGTTTGCCTCAGACGGGTCCTACATCAAACCATACATTGCCGGTGAATGGGAACGAGAACGAGCGAGCGGATTACCCTGCGAAACGCAAAAAGACAGAGACCGCGTCCGAGAAGGTCACCCGTCGGCGTGAACCAGCAAGCATCGACTTGACGGGAacagaaccagaaccggaGACATCCaaaagacagacagagacaACATCAGTCGCACACTCTAGAACAACTGACCCAAAGAAACACACCACAGCACCTCCCATCTCTCATTTGAAACCCACGCACCAGGCCAACAATATACCCCAGCGAAAGCAAACCGCTCCCAATCCTCCCAGACCACGAGAACAACCccaaccagaaccagaaccagaaccaccAAGAAACAATGACCCCCCAGCCAACATTCTCCGCCTCCCTAGCAAAACGAAACCCTCCCGCAAGAAACTCATGTACCATACCATCCTagctcagcaacagcaacagcaacaacaaccacaatcaGA AAACGACCATGACAACGACCCCATAGTATTATCAGATGACgacgataatgataataaccCACCACCTTCGCCCCCTCCACGCCCGCAAcacactaccaccaccaccataccGACAACAACTACACCAAAACCACCCCTACTCCTAAAAGCCGGAACAGAGCGcagaacctcctcctcctccctccaaaAAGCACACTCTGATCCTACAGCCTTTACTCGCTTCAACTTGACCaccaataccaccaccaacaatgccCGTCCTCCcccacaacaacatcacaatCATCGCCGTCGAGCATCAGAGAGCGGTAACAGCCCTCTGGATACAACTGACAATGAAAATACCAACGAAGAAGACCCAGAGTCCGATGGTGGTGGCCCATGGACTTGGGAAGCTCAGTACCTGTTCGACTATTGGCCGGCTGGACGGGCGAAGCCGACCAGGACTTGTTAG